The Magnolia sinica isolate HGM2019 chromosome 10, MsV1, whole genome shotgun sequence genome includes a window with the following:
- the LOC131257465 gene encoding VQ motif-containing protein 11-like, whose translation MANKPSPSDQGSTLTTFVQADPSTFRALVQKLTGADGSSPHPKLPITVTARHSPKPVLADMGPRRHAFKLQERRQNMRKLEINPGPTPRHARSLKGDMMLVSPVSTLDRLFSCSPRTPTSPSLSLSSPSPSSSSPCWEEERAIAGKGFYLHPTAVNAPRSSEPELLPLFPLHSPKQPPPPPTS comes from the coding sequence ATGGCAAACAAACCCTCCCCGTCGGACCAGGGTTCGACCCTGACCACCTTCGTCCAAGCCGACCCGTCCACCTTCCGAGCTCTCGTCCAAAAGCTAACCGGCGCCGACGGCAGCTCTCCCCACCCAAAACTCCCCATAACCGTTACGGCACGCCACTCCCCAAAACCCGTTTTGGCCGATATGGGGCCTCGCAGACACGCCTTCAAGCTTCAAGAAAGGAGGCAGAACATGAGGAAGCTGGAGATCAATCCGGGCCCCACACCACGGCATGCAAGAAGCCTGAAAGGTGATATGATGTTGGTATCTCCAGTCTCGACTCTCGACCGTCTATTTTCATGCAGCCCAAGGACGCCaacctctccttctctttctctctcatctccttccccttcttcttcttctccttgttGGGAGGAAGAGAGAGCTATTGCTGGGAAAGGGTTTTATTTGCATCCAACGGCTGTAAATGCGCCAAGGAGTAGTGAGCCTGAGCTCTTACCTTTGTTCCCTTTGCATTCTCCCAAACAGCCTCCTCCTCCTCCTACCTCTTGA